The Girardinichthys multiradiatus isolate DD_20200921_A chromosome Y, DD_fGirMul_XY1, whole genome shotgun sequence genome has a window encoding:
- the LOC124864577 gene encoding intercellular adhesion molecule 1-like, with product MLRETVQPFPFFPLLPLAMKMQQWLKTTMRFFVFLIFIVWTGKSAHSCEIEFHPQLVFVKFGSSTIAYCDASLCSNIVGIGWESPFGGTGLVEGPSTLNVNLQNVKEWDTKPQCYIVLSDDTQISKNLPITVYKMPKKVSMPKPISPMKATGPGYVLQCDVEDVAPANRLIITLYKGNKTIYEQNPKGDDLLPVNESLQTTVNVVAEDHGKEVWCEARLNFSPAEQSPPPMRSESHVLTVYYPPTFTEPKNETLEISFGKTISLNCSATGNPTPVYSWHFADPTQEGIQKQNMTGPILTEDFRVSGVYSCTASNAAGGTTKYFNINKPSRNWTTIEIILAVFLTLGAVLFIGAAIFVTKNGKFSFQRGIYRPTSTGPI from the exons ATGTTAAGAGAAACTGTTCAGCCATTCCCATTCTTCCCCTTACTTCCCCTTGCTATGAAAATGCAGCAATGGCTTAAAACCACGATGCGGTTCTTCGTGTTTCTCATCTTTATCGTGTGGACAG GAAAGTCTGCACATTCCTGTGAAATTGAGTTTCATCCCCAGTTGGTTTTTGTGAAATTTGGAAGTTCCACCATTGCCTACTGCGACGCATCACTCTGCAGCAATATAGTGGGGATAGGCTGGGAGTCTCCTTTTGGAGGAACAGGCCTTGTAGAGGGACCGTCCACTTTAAATGTGAATCTTCAGAATGTTAAAGAATGGGATACAAAACCCCAGTGTTATATTGTGTTATCTGATGATACACAGATATCCAAAAATCTGCCAATCACCGTTTACA AAATGCCAAAGAAAGTATCGATGCCAAAGCCCATAAGCCCTATGAAGGCCACTGGTCCCGGTTATGTCCTGCAGTGCGATGTTGAAGATGTTGCACCAGCAAACAGGCTCATCATAACCTTGTACAAAGGAAATAAAACGATCTATGAACAGAATCCTAAAGGTGACGATCTACTTCCAGTCAATGAATCCCTTCAAACAACAGTAAATGTTGTTGCAGAGGATCATGGAAAAGAGGTCTGGTGCGAAGCGAGGCTAAACTTTTCTCCAGCAGAACAAAGCCCTCCACCAATGCGATCAGAGTCACATGTATTAACAGTTTACT ACCCACCAACCTTTACTGAGCCTAAAAATGAGACCCTGGAAATTTCTTTTGGTAAAACAATATCGTTGAACTGCTCAGCTACAGGAAACCCTACTCCAGTTTACAGCTGGCATTTTGCAGACCCTACGCAAGAGGGGATCCAGAAACAAAATATGACGGGGCCGATTTTAACTGAGGATTTTAGGGTTTCAGGAGTCTACAGCTGTACAGCCTCTAATGCGGCAGGTGGAACGACCAAATATTTCAACATCAACAAACCTTCAA GGAATTGGACCACCATAGAAATCATATTGGCAGTATTTCTGACCCTGGGAGCTGTGCTCTTCATCGGCGCTGCCATTTTTGtgacaaaaaatggaaaattttCTTTCCAAAGAGGCATCTATCGACCTACCTCAACCGGTCCTATATGA